The Ammospiza nelsoni isolate bAmmNel1 chromosome 10, bAmmNel1.pri, whole genome shotgun sequence genome includes a region encoding these proteins:
- the ST6GAL1 gene encoding beta-galactoside alpha-2,6-sialyltransferase 1, with the protein MVHINVLKKFVCVLLVVLVALTVCLWRETRRSYYNPLKTRNDDLQGHRGLEKWNTVKSQGLFHEAASELGQVSKIWLGTQNKVKGSTSETAEKSKKAAIGKVWDKDSSSRNLIPRLQKVRKNYLAMNKYNVTYNGKMNAKLSPEKLLCQLRDRVNVTMIQRSDGPFGTSEWQQYLPGKSFSEAVGQLGRCAVVSSAGSLKSSRLGQEIDSHDAVLRFNGAPVRGFQDDVGQKTTIRLVNSQLVTVEEQQFLKEPLYNTGILIVWDPAPYRTEIHEWYRKPDYNFFESYKAYRRAHPEQPFYILNPKMQWQLWDILQENSLEHIQPNPPSSGMLGIVLMMTLCEQVDVYEFLPSKRQTDICHYYQKFHDHACTMGAYHPLLFEKNLVKHMNQGTDEDIYTHGKVTLPGFRKVQC; encoded by the exons ATGGTTCACATCAATGTGTTGAAAAAGTTCGTGTGTGTCCTTCTGGTGGTCCTGGTGGCACTGACAGTTTGCCTGTGGAGAGAAACCAGAAGAAGCTACTATAATCCTTTGAAGACCAGGAATGATGATttgcaggggcacaggggcttGGAGAAATGGAACACTGTTAAATCACAAGGCCTTTTCCATGAAGCAGCCAGTGAACTGGGGCAGGTATCCAAAATATGGCTTGGTACCCAAAACAAAGTGAAAGGCAGCACCTCTGAAACAGCTGAAAAGTCCAAGAAAGCAGCCATTGGGAAGGTATGGGATAAGGACAGCTCATCCAGAAATCTCATACCCAGGCTGCAGAAGGTCAGGAAAAACTACCTGGCCATGAACAAGTACAATGTGACTTACAATGGGAAGATGAATGCTAAGCtcagcccagagaagctgctgtgccagctgcgGGACAGAGTCAATGTGACCATGATCCAGAGGTCAGATGGGCCTTTTGGAACCTCTGAGTGGCAGCAGTACCTGCCAGGGAAAAGCTTCAGTGAAGCAGTGGGACAGCTGGGTCGCTGTGCTGTCGTGTCCTCAGCAGGCTCTCTGAAATCATCTCGCCTGGGACAAGAGATAG ACAGCCACGACGCCGTCCTGCGCTTCAACGGGGCTCCTGTCAGGGGCTTCCAGGATGACGTGGGCCAGAAGACAACAATTCGTCTTGTCAATTCCCAG CTTGTAACTGTTGAAGAGCAGCAGTTCCTGAAGGAACCATTATATAACACTGGAATCTTAATTGTCTGGGATCCAGCACCATATCGTACAGAAATTCATGAG TGGTACAGAAAACCAGATTACAACTTTTTTGAAAGCTATAAGGCGTATCGCAGAGCACACCCAGAGCAACCCTTCTATATCCTGAATCCCAAAAtgcagtggcagctctgggacatTCTGCAGGAGAATTCCCTGGAGCATATTCAGCCTAATCCACCATCATCAGGAATGCTTG GCATTGTGCTCATGATGACGCTGTGTGAGCAGGTGGATGTGTACGAGTTCCTCCCTTCCAAGAGGCAGACAGACATCTGCCACTACTACCAGAAGTTCCACGACCACGCCTGCACCATGGGAGCCTACCACCCCCTCCTGTTTGAGAAGAACCTGGTGAAGCACATGAACCAGGGCACGGATGAGGACATCTACACTCATGGCAAAGTCACCCTGCCTGGCTTCCGCAAAGTGCAGTGCTGA